Proteins from a single region of Stappia sp. ES.058:
- the recA gene encoding recombinase RecA, protein MAQNSLRLVEGIQMDKTKALDAALSQIERAFGKGSIMKMGQGQVVEIQTVSTGSLGLDIALGIGGLPRGRVVEIYGPESSGKTTLALHTIAEAQKAGGICAFIDAEHALDPIYARKLGVNIDDLLISQPDAGEQALEIADTLVRSGAIDVLVVDSVAALTPKAELEGEMGDSLPGMQARLMSQALRKLTASISRSKCMVIFINQIRMKIGVMFGSPETTTGGNALKFYASVRLDIRRIGAIKDRDEVVGNQTRVKVVKNKLAPPFRQVEFDIIYGEGVSKNGELLDLGVKGGIVEKSGAWFSYNSQRLGQGRENSKQFLRENPEIADEIELAIRQNSGLIAERITDPFAGNEDGESAE, encoded by the coding sequence ATGGCTCAGAATTCACTCCGCTTGGTCGAAGGCATTCAAATGGACAAGACAAAGGCGCTGGACGCCGCCCTTTCTCAGATCGAACGCGCCTTCGGCAAGGGATCCATCATGAAGATGGGCCAGGGGCAGGTGGTCGAGATCCAGACGGTTTCCACCGGGTCGCTCGGCCTCGACATCGCGCTTGGCATTGGCGGTTTGCCGCGCGGTCGTGTCGTCGAGATCTACGGTCCTGAATCCTCCGGCAAGACCACGCTGGCACTGCACACCATTGCGGAGGCGCAGAAAGCCGGTGGCATTTGCGCCTTCATCGATGCAGAGCATGCGCTCGATCCGATCTATGCCCGCAAGCTGGGCGTCAATATCGACGACCTGCTGATCTCGCAGCCGGATGCGGGCGAGCAGGCGCTGGAGATTGCCGACACGCTGGTGCGCTCCGGCGCGATCGACGTTCTGGTCGTCGATTCCGTGGCAGCCCTGACGCCGAAGGCCGAGCTTGAAGGCGAGATGGGCGACAGCCTTCCGGGCATGCAGGCGCGGCTGATGAGCCAGGCGCTGCGCAAGCTCACCGCCTCGATTTCGCGGTCGAAGTGCATGGTGATCTTCATCAACCAGATCCGCATGAAGATCGGCGTGATGTTCGGTTCGCCGGAAACGACCACGGGCGGCAACGCGCTGAAGTTCTACGCCTCGGTTCGTCTCGATATCCGCCGCATCGGTGCGATCAAGGATCGCGATGAAGTGGTCGGCAACCAGACGCGTGTGAAAGTGGTCAAGAACAAGCTGGCCCCGCCGTTTCGCCAGGTCGAGTTCGACATCATCTACGGTGAGGGCGTGTCCAAGAACGGCGAATTGCTCGATCTCGGGGTCAAGGGCGGGATCGTCGAGAAGTCCGGCGCCTGGTTTTCCTACAACAGTCAAAGGCTGGGCCAGGGCCGCGAGAACTCCAAGCAGTTCCTCCGGGAAAACCCCGAGATTGCCGATGAGATCGAACTGGCGATCCGTCAGAATTCCGGTCTCATCGCGGAGCGGATCACGGATCCCTTCGCCGGCAATGAGGACGGAGAGAGCGCCGAATAA
- a CDS encoding carbohydrate kinase family protein has translation MSIAAFGAIHLDTLAHADRRILRDTSTPARLATRPGGVAANVARALTGLAQPCALAGAVGRDNDGDILVDRLNREGIDVRAIHRSSHPTGRYLALHDPDGGLAAAVVDGAITDALKPADMDIAHAALAAAGLWFLEANLPEPVLAHVAQAAGHRFLAADAVSIAKAARLEGILSRLDMLFCNCREGAALLGRAHDPAGNAADIARALVSKGVGACLVSDGPAPLALATAGEEWRLAVAPVAVRDVTGAGDALIAGTLAACKQGRNIAQAACAGLAAARVTVQAEGAAPASLTRDTLERELATTGSFMT, from the coding sequence ATGAGCATCGCCGCCTTCGGCGCCATCCATCTCGACACGCTCGCCCATGCGGACCGCAGGATCCTGCGCGACACGTCGACGCCAGCGCGCCTGGCGACACGGCCGGGAGGGGTCGCTGCCAACGTGGCGCGCGCACTGACCGGCCTTGCGCAGCCCTGCGCACTGGCCGGTGCTGTCGGGCGCGACAACGACGGAGATATCCTGGTTGACCGCCTGAACCGGGAGGGCATCGACGTGCGTGCCATCCATCGCTCCAGCCACCCGACGGGCCGCTATCTGGCCCTGCACGATCCCGACGGCGGACTGGCGGCGGCGGTGGTGGATGGCGCCATAACCGATGCCCTGAAGCCGGCGGATATGGACATCGCCCACGCCGCCCTTGCCGCGGCCGGCCTCTGGTTCCTGGAGGCGAACCTCCCCGAACCCGTGCTGGCGCATGTCGCACAGGCAGCAGGGCACCGGTTTCTGGCGGCGGATGCCGTCTCCATCGCCAAGGCCGCGCGACTGGAAGGCATTCTCTCCCGGCTCGACATGCTGTTTTGCAATTGCCGGGAAGGCGCGGCATTGCTTGGTCGCGCGCATGATCCGGCCGGAAACGCGGCGGATATCGCGCGCGCGCTGGTCTCAAAAGGCGTGGGCGCCTGTCTCGTCAGCGACGGCCCCGCGCCTTTGGCTCTCGCCACCGCCGGTGAGGAGTGGCGGCTCGCCGTTGCGCCCGTTGCCGTTCGCGATGTCACGGGCGCGGGCGATGCGCTGATTGCCGGAACGCTCGCCGCTTGCAAACAGGGCCGGAACATCGCACAGGCCGCCTGTGCGGGTCTCGCTGCGGCACGCGTGACAGTGCAGGCGGAAGGCGCGGCCCCCGCCTCCCTGACACGGGACACGCTCGAACGGGAACTGGCGACAACCGGCTCGTTCATGACGTAA
- a CDS encoding pseudouridine-5'-phosphate glycosidase, producing MSTRLSPVPNPLIVLGAEVADARASGQPVVALESTIITHGMPWPRNAETARAVESDIRAQGAVPATIAAFEGKLHIGLSEDEMERLAEAREAMKCSRADLAFALATRRTGSTTVAATMMAADAAGIAVFATGGIGGVHRGAQETFDISADLEELARTPVCVVAAGAKALLDLPKTLEVLETRGVPVVAFGTDAFPAFWSRDSGLPAPYRLDTPEEIAALLAVRRSFPGHGGVLVANPVPQDAEIPTAEMAHIIDAAVTEAAKRGIAGKEVTPFVLSRIHEMTGGRSLETNIALVRNNARLAAQIAVCDAKTGMDATP from the coding sequence ATGTCGACCAGGCTTTCCCCCGTTCCCAATCCGCTGATCGTCCTGGGCGCCGAGGTGGCCGATGCCCGCGCCAGCGGCCAGCCGGTGGTGGCATTGGAATCGACCATCATCACCCATGGCATGCCCTGGCCGAGGAATGCCGAAACCGCGCGTGCCGTGGAGAGCGACATCCGCGCGCAAGGGGCGGTGCCGGCGACAATCGCGGCGTTCGAGGGCAAACTCCACATCGGCCTCTCGGAGGACGAGATGGAGCGCCTTGCCGAGGCAAGGGAGGCGATGAAGTGCTCGCGCGCCGATCTCGCCTTCGCGCTCGCCACCCGACGCACCGGATCGACCACGGTCGCGGCGACGATGATGGCGGCGGACGCTGCCGGCATCGCGGTCTTCGCGACGGGCGGCATCGGCGGCGTGCACCGGGGCGCGCAGGAGACCTTCGACATTTCCGCCGATCTCGAAGAACTGGCGCGCACGCCGGTCTGCGTTGTCGCGGCCGGTGCCAAGGCGCTTCTCGACCTGCCCAAGACTCTCGAAGTGCTGGAAACGCGCGGCGTCCCGGTCGTCGCTTTTGGAACGGATGCCTTTCCCGCCTTCTGGTCGCGCGACAGCGGCCTTCCCGCGCCGTACCGCCTGGACACGCCGGAGGAGATCGCGGCGCTTCTGGCCGTTCGCCGGAGCTTTCCGGGCCACGGCGGCGTTCTGGTCGCAAACCCCGTTCCTCAGGACGCGGAAATTCCAACGGCGGAAATGGCGCACATCATCGATGCGGCCGTCACCGAGGCTGCGAAACGCGGCATTGCCGGGAAGGAGGTCACGCCTTTCGTGCTTTCGCGGATCCATGAGATGACCGGCGGGCGCAGCCTGGAGACCAACATCGCCCTGGTCAGAAACAACGCCCGGCTGGCCGCGCAGATCGCGGTCTGCGACGCGAAGACGGGCATGGACGCAACACCTTGA
- a CDS encoding cell surface protein — translation MSDTQTAPQATAGTALSPMQYLDRAMGALRDMGLMPGSTAEAPINALLEKISDLSPDKIAVITRTLGQAQTFNEVVRNEIQAMSIGERYEAITEAFNSIRDDAKAMVDQLSDGKISFMEGLSNKWRDMTRGTVSDRFGKIRDTYLDVARDTKDQIEREQRILEAYRDFRGALKQAEVLALEVLQTAGAKLDAAQAELAEANTTVEAHAGDDAAGKARLELIRDEKMRAMQDEEKRYQVAKDLSDNLTIGYNTSEVIMARLMQTTNAKERVYSQSVSFFSTNDSVLTALNASFTGLQGLHESTETLNAMKDGVSKSLETLAEIGDSVQEAALKAGYGPTVQAAAVKKLVDSVINFQVNSREIISEMRTMSTRNSEEIRDAVEDGKRRLAKLAAQGNTIGA, via the coding sequence ATGTCGGATACGCAAACGGCACCGCAGGCGACGGCGGGAACGGCCCTTTCGCCCATGCAGTATCTGGACCGCGCGATGGGCGCTCTTCGGGACATGGGCCTGATGCCCGGCAGCACCGCGGAAGCGCCGATCAACGCGCTGCTTGAGAAGATTTCCGACCTGTCGCCCGACAAGATCGCCGTGATCACGCGCACGCTCGGCCAGGCGCAGACCTTCAACGAGGTGGTTCGCAACGAGATCCAGGCGATGTCGATCGGCGAACGCTACGAGGCGATCACCGAAGCGTTCAACTCGATCCGCGACGACGCCAAGGCCATGGTCGACCAGCTCTCCGACGGCAAGATCTCCTTCATGGAAGGCCTGTCGAACAAGTGGCGCGACATGACGCGGGGCACGGTCTCCGACCGCTTCGGCAAGATCCGCGACACCTATCTGGATGTCGCGCGCGACACCAAGGACCAGATCGAGCGCGAGCAGCGCATCCTGGAAGCCTACCGCGACTTCCGCGGCGCGCTGAAGCAGGCGGAAGTGCTTGCACTGGAAGTCCTGCAGACCGCGGGTGCCAAACTCGATGCGGCGCAGGCGGAGCTTGCTGAGGCGAACACGACCGTCGAGGCCCATGCCGGCGACGATGCGGCCGGCAAGGCACGTCTCGAACTCATTCGCGACGAGAAGATGCGTGCGATGCAGGACGAGGAAAAACGCTACCAGGTCGCCAAGGACCTCTCCGACAATCTGACGATCGGCTACAACACGTCGGAAGTCATCATGGCGCGGTTGATGCAGACGACCAACGCCAAGGAACGGGTCTATTCGCAATCCGTCAGCTTCTTCTCCACCAATGATTCCGTGCTGACCGCTTTGAACGCCTCCTTCACGGGGCTTCAGGGCCTGCATGAATCCACCGAGACGCTGAACGCGATGAAGGACGGCGTGTCCAAGTCACTGGAAACGCTCGCCGAGATCGGCGATTCGGTCCAGGAAGCCGCGCTCAAGGCCGGCTACGGCCCGACCGTTCAGGCGGCGGCCGTCAAGAAGCTCGTGGATTCGGTGATCAACTTCCAGGTCAACTCGCGCGAGATCATCAGCGAAATGCGGACGATGTCGACCAGGAACTCGGAGGAAATCCGCGACGCGGTGGAAGACGGCAAGCGCCGGCTGGCAAAGCTCGCGGCCCAGGGCAACACGATCGGCGCCTGA
- a CDS encoding DUF6384 family protein, which translates to MPSDTASKKAPLDELMMAMDVVDTLRHDERIALKELDADQRDEQMIDRLRDLYQSQGIEVPDRILHEGVESLKQNRFVYAPPAAGLQRTLALVYVTRMRWGKWLLIALLVMAAAVLAWRYLVVAPRERAAEALRIELSETLPEEASVLRGRISDLAEVEAARTQAETLAAIATSAAAAGDAQAARGAIKDLRALETRLRETYEVRIVSRPGVPTGVTRIPDVNRATRNYYLVVEAVAPGGKVLQREIVSEEDDEATTVGIWAQRVPKTTFDAVRQDKEDDGIVQNAILGTKASGRLEPVWNAAVETGAITKW; encoded by the coding sequence ATGCCCTCCGACACCGCCTCCAAGAAGGCGCCACTCGATGAACTGATGATGGCCATGGACGTCGTGGACACGCTGCGCCACGACGAGAGGATCGCGCTCAAGGAGCTCGACGCCGACCAGCGTGACGAGCAGATGATCGACCGCCTTCGCGATCTCTATCAAAGCCAGGGCATCGAGGTGCCCGACCGGATCCTGCACGAGGGCGTGGAAAGCCTGAAGCAGAACCGCTTCGTCTATGCCCCGCCGGCGGCCGGTCTCCAGCGCACGCTCGCGCTGGTCTACGTGACACGCATGCGCTGGGGAAAGTGGTTGCTGATCGCGCTGCTCGTCATGGCGGCAGCCGTGCTGGCCTGGCGCTATCTGGTCGTTGCACCGCGCGAGCGCGCCGCCGAGGCGTTGCGCATCGAGTTGAGCGAAACGCTCCCGGAAGAGGCAAGTGTCCTGCGCGGGCGGATTTCCGATCTCGCGGAGGTGGAAGCGGCGCGCACGCAGGCCGAAACGCTGGCGGCAATCGCGACATCGGCCGCGGCGGCGGGCGATGCGCAGGCCGCGCGCGGCGCGATCAAAGATCTTCGCGCGCTTGAAACGCGGCTCCGCGAGACCTACGAGGTGCGCATCGTGTCGCGGCCGGGCGTGCCGACCGGGGTCACACGCATTCCGGACGTCAACCGCGCGACGCGCAACTACTATCTGGTCGTGGAGGCGGTCGCTCCCGGCGGCAAGGTTCTGCAACGCGAAATCGTCTCCGAGGAAGACGATGAAGCGACCACGGTCGGGATCTGGGCCCAGCGCGTCCCAAAAACCACGTTCGATGCGGTGCGCCAGGACAAGGAGGACGACGGAATCGTCCAGAACGCGATCCTGGGCACGAAGGCGAGCGGGCGTCTCGAACCGGTCTGGAATGCCGCGGTCGAGACCGGGGCAATCACGAAATGGTAG
- a CDS encoding DinB family protein encodes MTTPGTCQTFARYNTWMNGKLYAACADLDDHTRKTDRGAFFKSLHGTLDHILLGDRIWLSRLTGSDYPRAAIGTELYEDFEDLAAARRAMDAEIEAFADGLTQEWLAKPLSWTSALDGTKRSHPRWLLVTHLFNHQTHHRGQATTLLSQLGVDIGSTDLPWLPQVGEI; translated from the coding sequence ATGACGACCCCCGGGACCTGCCAGACCTTTGCCCGTTACAACACCTGGATGAACGGCAAGCTCTATGCCGCTTGCGCAGACCTCGACGATCACACGCGCAAGACCGACCGCGGCGCCTTCTTCAAGTCCCTGCACGGCACGCTGGACCATATCCTTCTGGGTGACCGGATCTGGCTGAGCCGCCTGACCGGCAGCGATTACCCCCGCGCCGCGATCGGCACCGAGCTGTATGAAGACTTTGAAGACCTTGCCGCCGCGCGGCGGGCCATGGATGCGGAGATCGAAGCCTTTGCCGACGGTCTGACACAGGAGTGGCTGGCGAAACCGCTTTCCTGGACAAGTGCGCTCGACGGAACGAAACGCTCACACCCGCGTTGGCTTCTTGTCACGCATCTGTTCAACCACCAGACCCATCACCGCGGCCAGGCGACCACCTTGCTGTCGCAATTGGGAGTTGATATCGGAAGCACTGATTTGCCATGGCTGCCACAGGTCGGGGAGATCTGA
- a CDS encoding CDP-alcohol phosphatidyltransferase family protein, whose translation MPSIYDLKSRFQGILRPSVSRLAAAGITANQVTLAAVGLSLAGGAALALAPGHPLPLIVLPVLLFLRMAMNAVDGMLAREHDQKSCLGAVLNELGDVVSDIALYLPFALLPGVAGWLPVAICLLAVIGEMTGVVGIQIGASRRYDGPMGKSDRAVVFGTLGVFLGVGLVGPTIVDIVLGITALLGGVTIINRARHALSETKEPRP comes from the coding sequence ATGCCCTCGATCTACGACCTGAAAAGCCGCTTTCAAGGCATCCTGCGCCCTTCGGTGTCGCGTCTGGCCGCCGCCGGCATCACCGCCAATCAGGTGACCCTTGCCGCCGTCGGGCTATCGCTCGCCGGCGGTGCGGCGCTTGCGCTCGCTCCCGGACATCCGCTTCCCTTGATCGTGCTGCCGGTGCTTCTGTTCCTGCGCATGGCGATGAACGCGGTCGACGGGATGCTCGCACGCGAGCACGACCAAAAATCCTGCCTCGGTGCCGTGCTCAACGAGCTTGGCGATGTCGTGTCGGATATTGCGTTGTATCTCCCCTTCGCGCTCCTGCCCGGCGTCGCCGGCTGGCTGCCGGTCGCCATCTGCCTGCTTGCCGTGATCGGCGAGATGACCGGCGTCGTCGGGATCCAGATCGGCGCATCGAGGCGCTACGACGGACCGATGGGCAAGAGCGACCGCGCGGTGGTGTTCGGCACGCTCGGCGTTTTTCTCGGCGTCGGCCTTGTCGGTCCGACAATCGTCGACATCGTGCTCGGCATCACCGCGCTGCTTGGCGGGGTGACCATCATCAACCGGGCGCGACACGCGCTTTCAGAAACAAAAGAGCCCCGCCCATGA
- a CDS encoding phosphatidate cytidylyltransferase — protein MTLLPIHMALAGIWGLLVLASLIVFSLTRLQPATDHSELVQRTTSWWAMIAVFTAAFLLSRTFSIVIFALVSYLAFKEYLSMIPTRRADRRVLFFAYLAIPLQYYWVSSEWYGMFAVFIPVYMFLFLPFVMLLSQQTEGFLKAVGTLNWGLMLCVFSISHAAFLLVLPVDGPGSIGGTAASGAGLLLFLVFLTQFNDVAQYTWGKLFGKTKIVPRVSPKKTWEGFLGGMLTTTVLAVLVAPLVTPFTALHAGIAGAMIAGAGFIGDVTVSAVKRDLGVKDTGALIPGHGGIMDRIDSLTFTAPLFFHFTRYFYT, from the coding sequence ATGACCCTGTTGCCGATCCATATGGCACTTGCCGGCATCTGGGGGCTTCTGGTTCTTGCCAGCCTGATCGTCTTTTCCCTCACCCGGCTTCAACCCGCAACCGACCACTCCGAACTGGTGCAGCGCACCACCAGCTGGTGGGCGATGATCGCGGTTTTCACCGCCGCCTTCCTGCTGAGCCGCACCTTCTCCATCGTGATCTTCGCGCTGGTCAGCTATCTCGCCTTCAAGGAATACCTGTCGATGATCCCGACACGCCGCGCCGACCGGCGGGTGCTGTTCTTCGCCTATCTGGCGATCCCGCTGCAATACTACTGGGTGTCGAGCGAATGGTACGGCATGTTCGCGGTTTTCATCCCGGTCTACATGTTCCTGTTCCTGCCCTTCGTCATGCTGTTGTCGCAGCAAACGGAGGGTTTTCTGAAAGCCGTCGGCACCTTGAACTGGGGGCTGATGCTCTGCGTCTTCTCCATCAGCCACGCCGCCTTCCTGCTGGTGCTGCCGGTGGACGGCCCCGGCTCGATTGGAGGGACGGCCGCCTCCGGCGCGGGGCTCCTGCTCTTCCTGGTGTTTCTCACCCAGTTCAATGATGTTGCCCAATACACCTGGGGCAAGCTCTTCGGGAAAACCAAGATCGTTCCCCGGGTCAGCCCGAAGAAGACCTGGGAAGGCTTTTTGGGCGGCATGCTGACAACGACCGTCCTCGCGGTTCTGGTCGCGCCGCTGGTCACACCCTTTACAGCGCTGCATGCCGGCATCGCGGGTGCGATGATCGCGGGCGCGGGCTTCATCGGCGATGTCACCGTGTCGGCCGTGAAGCGCGATCTCGGCGTCAAGGACACGGGCGCGCTGATACCAGGGCACGGCGGCATCATGGACCGGATCGACAGCCTGACCTTTACGGCGCCGCTGTTCTTCCACTTCACCCGCTATTTCTACACCTGA
- a CDS encoding lysophospholipid acyltransferase family protein, with product MTRALQLLFFVLVRVVVTFVLGLNVRRRELLPTSGPAILVANHNSHLDTLVMMSLLPLKQLTSLRPVAAADYFLKTRAMAWFSLNILRIIPIERSGGARREDPLAACHEALKRHEILILFPEGSRGAPEEMTGLKKGIAHLAEKNPNVPVTPVFTHGLGKSLPKGSFLLVPFFCDIFVGEPISWPGSRDAFMTTLAARFAELSTEKDFAPWE from the coding sequence ATGACCCGCGCCCTCCAGCTCCTGTTCTTCGTTCTTGTGCGGGTCGTCGTCACCTTCGTGCTCGGGCTGAACGTGCGCCGCCGCGAGCTGCTGCCCACAAGCGGCCCGGCGATCCTGGTCGCCAATCACAACAGCCATCTCGACACGCTGGTGATGATGAGCCTGCTGCCGCTCAAGCAACTCACCAGCCTGCGCCCGGTGGCGGCGGCCGACTATTTCCTCAAGACCCGCGCCATGGCGTGGTTCTCGCTGAACATCCTGCGCATCATCCCGATCGAGCGAAGCGGCGGCGCGCGGCGCGAGGATCCGCTCGCCGCCTGCCACGAAGCGCTGAAGAGGCACGAAATCCTGATCCTCTTTCCCGAAGGCAGCCGCGGCGCGCCGGAGGAAATGACCGGCCTGAAAAAGGGCATCGCGCATCTGGCGGAAAAAAACCCGAACGTCCCCGTGACACCGGTCTTCACTCATGGCCTCGGCAAGTCGCTCCCCAAGGGCTCGTTCCTGCTGGTGCCCTTCTTCTGCGACATTTTCGTCGGCGAGCCGATTTCATGGCCGGGAAGCCGCGATGCCTTCATGACGACACTCGCCGCCCGTTTCGCCGAACTCTCGACGGAGAAAGACTTTGCCCCCTGGGAATAG
- the cckA gene encoding cell cycle histidine kinase CckA, producing MNETDSSSRSPAIDRPERSGNIGLLILLALALVAAASGLAVMSREQAEPYVLALLGSLAVVGVFSLFAGAIGLLRFSVRATPSPVPAEFLNTLEEGVLVTERDGRIVYANAAYADIVGADSSSDVRSVERVFSFDPAATDAIFHLARAAEDNRGGEEEIRLPHPLGQSDGTPHWYRVRVRPLTLGSKQERPRTCTVWQVADISLDRTEQETSFQELQRVINFLDHAPAGFFSCDGEGRLVYLNATLADWLGYDLVSFKAGSLKLADFIRGDGAELFLTMNGQAGEVKTEIFDLDLVARSGRSIPVRIHHRVPFGAKGRAGESRSLVLNRSKGEDASEALRSSEVRFARFFNNTPIAIASVARDGTIRKTNAPFVRSFGAADGGNGAAKLVDLVAETARPALAVALSAAGDGQSEIPPVDVRLDDREDGRSATFYVSAVRDGEDDGDAAIVYVLETTAQRVLEAQFAQGQKMQAIGQLAGGVAHDFNNVLTAIIGFSDLLLASHRPSDPSFQDIMNIKQNANRAAGLVRQLLAFSRRQTLRPKELALNDVLADLSILLDRLLGEKVELNVVHGRDLWPVMADLNQLEQVIVNLAVNARDAMPEGGHLTIRTLNVDADQSKTYDNTRGMPAAEYTLIEVSDTGTGMTPEVMEKIFEPFFSTKDVGKGTGLGLSTVYGIVKQTGGFIFCTSEIGEGTTFRIFFPRHVRDENEQVEVKPVEQQQLADLTGSATILLVEDEEAVRAFAGRALTSRGYTVHEAASGAEALEIMEETGGAVDLVVSDVVMPEMDGPSLLRELRKTQPDLKIIFVSGYAEDAFEKNLPENEKFSFLPKPFTLKQLATVVKDVLAS from the coding sequence ATGAACGAGACGGATTCCAGTTCGAGATCGCCGGCGATTGACCGTCCGGAGCGCTCCGGCAATATCGGCCTTCTCATCCTGCTGGCGCTGGCGCTGGTCGCCGCGGCCTCCGGTCTTGCAGTCATGTCGCGCGAACAGGCCGAGCCCTATGTGCTTGCGCTTCTCGGCTCGCTGGCCGTGGTGGGTGTTTTCTCGCTGTTTGCCGGCGCGATTGGCCTGTTGCGGTTTTCCGTGCGTGCGACGCCGAGCCCCGTGCCGGCGGAATTTCTCAACACCCTCGAGGAAGGCGTCCTTGTAACGGAGCGCGACGGGCGCATTGTCTATGCCAACGCGGCCTATGCGGACATCGTCGGCGCGGACTCGTCAAGCGATGTGCGCAGTGTCGAACGGGTGTTTTCCTTCGATCCGGCCGCGACGGACGCGATCTTCCACCTCGCCCGCGCGGCCGAGGACAATCGCGGCGGGGAGGAGGAGATCCGTCTCCCCCATCCGCTCGGCCAGTCCGACGGGACCCCGCACTGGTACCGGGTGCGGGTTCGTCCGTTGACGCTGGGCAGCAAGCAGGAGCGACCCCGAACCTGCACGGTGTGGCAGGTGGCGGACATCAGCCTCGACCGGACGGAACAGGAAACCTCCTTCCAGGAACTGCAGCGCGTGATCAATTTCCTGGATCATGCACCGGCGGGGTTCTTTTCCTGCGATGGCGAGGGCCGGCTCGTCTATCTCAACGCCACGCTCGCCGACTGGCTCGGCTACGATCTCGTCAGCTTCAAGGCCGGCTCGCTGAAGCTCGCGGACTTCATTCGCGGCGATGGCGCGGAACTCTTCCTGACGATGAACGGGCAGGCCGGCGAGGTGAAGACGGAGATCTTCGACCTCGACCTCGTCGCGCGCAGCGGCCGCAGCATTCCCGTGCGCATCCATCACCGTGTGCCCTTCGGCGCCAAGGGGCGCGCCGGCGAAAGCCGTTCGCTGGTGCTCAACCGGTCCAAGGGCGAGGATGCCTCCGAAGCGCTTCGCTCGTCCGAGGTGCGCTTTGCGCGCTTTTTCAACAACACGCCGATTGCGATTGCCTCGGTTGCGCGCGACGGCACGATCCGCAAGACCAATGCGCCCTTCGTGCGCTCCTTCGGGGCGGCCGATGGCGGCAACGGCGCGGCGAAGCTGGTCGATCTGGTGGCGGAAACTGCGCGTCCCGCGCTGGCGGTGGCGCTGTCCGCGGCCGGCGACGGCCAAAGCGAGATCCCGCCGGTGGACGTGCGCCTCGACGATCGTGAGGACGGGCGTTCGGCCACCTTCTATGTCTCGGCGGTGCGCGACGGCGAGGACGACGGCGACGCGGCCATCGTCTATGTGCTGGAGACCACGGCGCAGCGGGTGCTGGAGGCGCAATTCGCGCAGGGGCAGAAGATGCAGGCCATCGGCCAGCTCGCCGGCGGCGTCGCGCATGACTTCAACAACGTCCTGACCGCGATCATCGGCTTTTCCGACCTTTTGCTCGCCAGCCACCGGCCGAGCGATCCGTCCTTCCAGGACATCATGAACATCAAGCAGAACGCCAACCGGGCCGCCGGCCTGGTGCGCCAGCTGCTTGCCTTCTCGCGCCGCCAGACGCTGCGGCCGAAGGAACTCGCCCTCAACGACGTTCTCGCCGATCTCTCGATCCTGCTGGACCGTCTGCTGGGCGAGAAGGTCGAGCTCAATGTCGTGCACGGCCGCGACCTGTGGCCGGTGATGGCCGATCTCAACCAGCTTGAGCAGGTCATCGTCAATCTCGCCGTGAACGCCCGCGACGCCATGCCGGAGGGTGGTCACTTGACCATCCGCACGCTCAACGTCGATGCTGACCAGTCGAAAACCTATGACAACACCCGCGGCATGCCGGCGGCGGAATACACGCTGATCGAGGTGTCGGACACCGGCACGGGCATGACGCCCGAGGTGATGGAAAAGATCTTCGAGCCGTTCTTCTCGACCAAGGATGTCGGCAAGGGAACGGGGCTCGGCCTGTCGACCGTCTACGGCATCGTCAAGCAGACCGGCGGTTTCATTTTCTGCACCAGCGAGATCGGGGAGGGGACGACCTTCCGCATCTTCTTCCCCCGGCACGTGCGCGACGAGAACGAACAGGTCGAGGTCAAGCCGGTCGAGCAGCAGCAACTGGCCGATCTCACCGGCTCGGCGACCATTCTCCTCGTCGAGGACGAGGAGGCCGTGCGGGCCTTCGCCGGGCGGGCGCTGACGTCGCGCGGCTACACCGTGCACGAGGCGGCAAGCGGCGCGGAAGCGCTGGAGATCATGGAAGAGACCGGTGGCGCGGTCGATCTGGTCGTCTCCGACGTGGTCATGCCGGAAATGGACGGGCCGTCGCTCTTGCGCGAATTGCGCAAGACCCAGCCGGACCTGAAGATCATCTTCGTCTCGGGCTACGCGGAAGACGCCTTCGAGAAGAACCTGCCGGAAAACGAAAAGTTCTCCTTCCTGCCCAAGCCCTTCACGCTGAAGCAGCTGGCCACCGTGGTGAAGGACGTGCTGGCGAGTTGA